From the Streptomyces nigrescens genome, one window contains:
- a CDS encoding metallopeptidase family protein codes for MDRPVPPRPPEPRLRRRDRHGRGMRGPIAPPQVPLSVTRAEAFVDLVYDSRDRLERRWPQLSQVDFLVLEVPGFGPDDGPDATEDAETVPLGRMLPAAGGYRDRIVIYRRPVEIRTKGRDERAMLVHEVVVEQVAELLGLAPESVDPRYGQE; via the coding sequence ATGGACAGGCCTGTACCTCCCCGACCGCCGGAGCCGCGGCTCCGCCGCCGCGACCGCCACGGCCGCGGCATGCGCGGCCCGATCGCGCCGCCGCAGGTGCCGCTGTCGGTGACCCGCGCCGAGGCTTTCGTGGATCTTGTGTATGACTCCCGGGACCGGCTGGAGCGGCGCTGGCCGCAGCTCTCCCAGGTCGACTTCCTGGTTCTGGAGGTGCCCGGTTTTGGCCCGGACGACGGGCCGGACGCGACCGAGGACGCGGAGACCGTGCCGCTGGGGCGGATGCTGCCGGCCGCGGGGGGATATCGCGACCGGATCGTGATCTACCGGCGGCCGGTGGAGATCCGTACCAAGGGCCGCGACGAGCGGGCGATGCTGGTCCACGAGGTGGTCGTCGAGCAGGTCGCCGAACTCCTGGGGCTGGCCCCGGAGTCGGTGGACCCGCGCTACGGCCAGGAGTGA
- a CDS encoding phosphomannomutase/phosphoglucomutase yields the protein MTDLSQIVKAYDVRGVVPTQWDEPLAELFGAAFAEVTAADAIVIGHDMRPSSPGLSGAFARGAAARGADVTEIGLCSTDELYFASGSLGLPGAMFTASHNPAQYNGIKMCRAGAAPVGQDTGLADIRALVERWSDEGAPEPVAEPGTVTRRDVLGDYAAHLRGLVDLSGIRPLKVVVDAGNGMGGHTVPTVFEGLPLELDAMYFELDGSFPNHEANPLDPKNIVDLQARVRETGADLGLAFDGDADRCFVVDENGDPVSPSAITALVAARELAKHPGGTVIHNLITSWSVPEVVRENGGNPVRTRVGHSFIKEEMATTGAIFGGEHSAHYYFRDFWNADTGMLAAMHVLAALGGQQGPLSQLVAQYDRYAASGEINSTVDDQTGRLAAIKAAYESRDGVTLDELDGLTVTADNWWFNVRASNTEPLLRLNVEARDTATADRVRDEALAIIRG from the coding sequence GTGACTGATCTGTCGCAGATCGTGAAGGCGTATGACGTACGCGGCGTGGTCCCCACCCAGTGGGACGAACCCCTGGCCGAGTTGTTCGGGGCGGCCTTCGCCGAGGTCACCGCCGCGGACGCGATCGTGATCGGACACGACATGCGGCCCTCCTCGCCCGGCCTGTCCGGCGCCTTCGCGCGCGGCGCGGCGGCCCGCGGCGCGGACGTCACGGAGATCGGTCTCTGCTCGACCGACGAGCTGTACTTCGCCAGCGGCTCCCTGGGCCTGCCCGGCGCCATGTTCACCGCCTCGCACAACCCGGCCCAGTACAACGGCATCAAGATGTGCCGGGCCGGCGCCGCCCCGGTCGGCCAGGACACCGGCCTCGCCGACATCCGCGCGCTGGTCGAGCGGTGGTCGGACGAGGGCGCCCCCGAACCGGTCGCCGAACCCGGCACCGTCACGCGGCGCGACGTCCTGGGCGACTACGCCGCCCACCTGCGCGGCCTGGTGGACCTCAGCGGCATCCGCCCGCTGAAGGTCGTGGTGGACGCGGGCAACGGCATGGGCGGCCACACCGTCCCGACCGTCTTCGAGGGACTGCCGCTCGAACTGGACGCGATGTACTTCGAGTTGGACGGCTCGTTCCCGAACCACGAGGCCAACCCGCTGGATCCCAAGAACATCGTCGACCTCCAGGCACGGGTACGCGAGACCGGCGCGGACCTCGGCCTCGCCTTCGACGGCGACGCCGACCGCTGCTTCGTCGTCGACGAGAACGGCGACCCGGTCTCCCCGTCCGCGATCACCGCACTGGTCGCCGCCCGCGAACTGGCCAAGCACCCCGGCGGCACCGTCATCCACAACCTGATCACCTCCTGGTCGGTGCCGGAGGTCGTCAGGGAGAACGGCGGCAACCCCGTCCGCACCCGCGTCGGGCACTCCTTCATCAAGGAGGAGATGGCCACCACCGGCGCCATCTTCGGCGGCGAGCACTCCGCGCACTACTACTTCCGCGACTTCTGGAACGCCGACACCGGCATGCTCGCCGCGATGCACGTCCTGGCGGCCCTCGGCGGTCAGCAGGGCCCGCTCTCCCAGCTGGTCGCGCAGTACGACCGGTACGCGGCCTCCGGCGAGATCAACAGCACCGTCGACGACCAGACCGGCCGGCTCGCCGCGATCAAGGCCGCCTACGAGAGCCGCGACGGCGTCACCCTCGACGAGCTGGACGGACTGACCGTCACCGCCGACAACTGGTGGTTCAACGTCCGCGCCTCCAACACCGAGCCGCTGCTCCGGCTCAACGTCGAGGCCCGCGACACCGCCACCGCCGACCGGGTCCGCGACGAGGCCCTGGCGATCATCCGCGGCTGA
- a CDS encoding fructose-specific PTS transporter subunit EIIC, which produces MTACPTGIAHTYMAAEKLAQAARSLGHEIKVETQGSIGAENLLSDNDVRDADAVIIAADKDVDRSRFVGKRVLAVGVAEGIRHPEQLIERVRSAPMYGGAEGAGGGTGAGAGTGAGAAPASGGAGGGKERSVGYKALMNGVSYMIPFVVVGGLLIAISLALGGHPQADGGLVIPDDSFWKHVNDIGVIGFTLMVPILSGYIAYAIGDRPALVPGMIGGWIANTGSLYDSKAGAGFIGAIVTGFLAGYLVQWIKKVEVPKFARPIMPIIVIPIVATTALGLFFIYVIGRPISWVFTHLTGWLGGMTGSSAILLGALLGLMIAFDMGGPVNKTAFLFGAGLIASGNQTVMGMCAAAIPVMPLGQGLATLVRRRLYSEQERETGMAALFMGLFGISEGAIPFAAARPAQVIPANMLGGAVAGALAGMTGVTDAVPHGGPIVAVLGAVGGVPAFFLAVVAGSVVTALTTVMLVDVAERRKGGGVPAAAGADVGADAGADVAAAGGSPAAAGAEPVGVRVGVGAGAVGGGGVASRTAAEAVSVPPAAGSVPSAEGSVPAVAGSVTSGAGSVPAHASASAHEADGSAADTAVTGGNDVSSDGTERDDVPDVEVLSGYLTERTVKTQLVADEKEAAIREMAELVAGTGKVADVDELVRVALAREAQGTTGLGEEIAIPHAKTDAVTAPVVGFARSADGIDWGSLDGTRARLVFLISVPEAAAGDEHLRILALLSRKLMDADFRARLQGAEDEAAVLRVLGEIQ; this is translated from the coding sequence GTGACCGCCTGCCCGACCGGTATCGCCCACACGTACATGGCCGCGGAGAAGCTGGCCCAGGCGGCCCGGTCCCTCGGGCACGAGATCAAGGTGGAGACGCAGGGCTCCATCGGGGCTGAGAATCTACTGTCTGACAACGATGTCAGGGACGCGGACGCCGTCATCATCGCCGCGGACAAGGACGTCGACCGCAGTCGGTTCGTCGGCAAGAGGGTCCTGGCGGTCGGGGTAGCCGAGGGCATTCGCCACCCCGAGCAGCTGATAGAGCGGGTGCGGAGCGCGCCGATGTACGGGGGCGCGGAAGGTGCCGGGGGCGGCACAGGGGCCGGGGCCGGTACGGGGGCCGGCGCGGCTCCGGCTTCCGGGGGTGCCGGGGGCGGCAAGGAGCGCAGCGTCGGGTACAAGGCGCTGATGAACGGCGTCAGCTACATGATTCCGTTCGTGGTGGTCGGCGGGCTGCTGATCGCGATCTCGCTGGCGCTGGGCGGGCATCCGCAGGCCGACGGTGGCCTGGTCATCCCCGACGATTCGTTCTGGAAGCACGTCAATGACATCGGCGTCATCGGCTTCACGCTGATGGTGCCGATCCTGTCCGGCTATATCGCGTATGCGATCGGCGACCGGCCCGCGCTGGTGCCGGGCATGATCGGCGGCTGGATCGCCAACACCGGCTCGCTGTACGACTCCAAGGCCGGTGCGGGCTTCATCGGTGCGATCGTCACCGGCTTCCTGGCCGGGTATCTGGTGCAGTGGATCAAGAAGGTCGAAGTTCCCAAGTTCGCCCGGCCGATCATGCCGATCATCGTGATCCCGATCGTGGCGACGACGGCGCTCGGACTGTTCTTCATCTACGTGATCGGCCGGCCCATCTCCTGGGTGTTCACCCATCTCACAGGCTGGCTCGGCGGGATGACCGGGTCCAGCGCGATTCTGCTCGGCGCCCTCCTCGGTCTCATGATCGCGTTCGATATGGGCGGTCCGGTCAACAAGACCGCGTTCCTGTTCGGTGCGGGACTGATCGCGTCCGGCAACCAGACCGTGATGGGCATGTGTGCCGCGGCGATCCCGGTGATGCCGCTCGGCCAGGGGCTGGCCACGCTGGTCCGTCGCCGCCTGTACTCCGAGCAGGAGCGGGAGACGGGCATGGCGGCGCTGTTCATGGGGCTCTTCGGGATCTCGGAGGGCGCGATTCCGTTCGCCGCGGCACGGCCCGCGCAGGTCATACCGGCGAACATGCTCGGTGGCGCGGTGGCCGGCGCCCTCGCGGGGATGACCGGGGTGACGGACGCGGTGCCGCACGGCGGGCCGATCGTGGCGGTGCTGGGCGCGGTCGGCGGGGTGCCGGCGTTCTTCCTCGCCGTAGTGGCCGGCTCGGTGGTCACGGCGCTGACGACGGTGATGCTGGTGGATGTGGCGGAGCGGCGGAAGGGCGGCGGGGTGCCGGCGGCTGCTGGTGCCGATGTGGGGGCTGATGCGGGTGCTGATGTCGCCGCCGCCGGGGGCTCGCCGGCTGCCGCTGGTGCAGAGCCGGTAGGAGTCCGGGTCGGCGTGGGCGCAGGAGCCGTTGGTGGTGGCGGCGTGGCGTCCCGTACGGCCGCGGAGGCGGTGTCCGTTCCTCCGGCGGCGGGTTCCGTTCCGTCGGCGGAGGGTTCCGTTCCGGCAGTGGCCGGTTCCGTTACGTCAGGGGCGGGTTCCGTTCCCGCGCACGCCTCCGCTTCGGCTCATGAGGCGGATGGCTCGGCCGCTGACACCGCGGTCACCGGTGGCAACGATGTCAGCAGCGACGGCACCGAACGCGATGACGTTCCCGACGTCGAGGTGCTCTCCGGCTACCTCACCGAGCGCACCGTCAAGACGCAGCTCGTCGCCGACGAGAAGGAGGCGGCGATCCGCGAGATGGCCGAGCTGGTGGCCGGCACCGGCAAGGTGGCGGACGTCGACGAGCTGGTCCGGGTGGCGCTGGCCCGTGAAGCGCAGGGCACGACCGGGCTCGGTGAGGAGATCGCCATTCCGCACGCCAAGACGGACGCGGTGACGGCTCCGGTCGTCGGCTTCGCACGGTCGGCGGACGGTATCGACTGGGGTTCGCTCGACGGCACACGCGCCAGGCTGGTCTTCCTGATCTCGGTGCCGGAGGCGGCGGCCGGTGATGAGCATCTGCGGATCCTGGCGCTGCTGTCGCGGAAGCTGATGGACGCGGACTTCCGGGCGCGGTTGCAGGGCGCGGAGGACGAGGCGGCGGTTCTGCGCGTTCTCGGGGAGATCCAGTAG
- a CDS encoding SIS domain-containing protein, whose protein sequence is MLDESLLDTPDALAGADRFGLLRGVAESGARVRTAARSAAESGIPELTPDGRPRAVLVAGPGPAAAGVADLLRALGGGSCPVTHLQPTGVAPLPGALRWALPGWAGPLDLLLLPGPDAADPGLAELVEQASRRGCAVVAVTPAGGPLADAVTQARGLAVPLATTPYDAEFDVEGAPPAAPGTLWSVLIPLLSLADRIGLLSAPPEALGKLADRLDQLAERCGPAIPTYTNPGKTLAADLADALPLIWTEGTIAGAVGRHFATELAGLAGRPALAAELPEALATHRTLLAGALAAGADPDDFFRDRVEQPAALHARVVLLREEEPGPLSATRAAQALAEERDTALSELEADTGSDLEKAAELLAIVDFAAVYLALAGTE, encoded by the coding sequence ATGCTCGACGAGTCACTCCTCGACACCCCTGACGCGCTGGCCGGAGCCGACCGCTTCGGCCTGCTGCGCGGCGTCGCCGAATCCGGCGCCCGGGTCCGTACCGCGGCCCGCAGCGCCGCCGAGTCCGGCATCCCCGAGCTGACCCCTGACGGGCGGCCGCGCGCCGTACTCGTCGCCGGCCCCGGCCCCGCCGCGGCCGGAGTGGCCGACCTCCTCAGGGCGCTCGGCGGCGGCAGCTGCCCCGTCACCCACCTCCAGCCCACCGGCGTCGCCCCACTGCCCGGCGCCCTGCGCTGGGCACTTCCCGGCTGGGCCGGCCCCCTGGACCTGCTGCTGCTCCCCGGCCCGGACGCCGCCGACCCCGGCCTCGCCGAGCTGGTCGAGCAGGCCTCCCGCCGCGGCTGCGCCGTCGTCGCCGTCACCCCGGCCGGCGGCCCGCTCGCCGACGCCGTCACCCAGGCCCGCGGCCTCGCCGTCCCGCTGGCGACCACCCCCTACGACGCCGAATTCGACGTCGAGGGCGCCCCGCCCGCCGCCCCCGGCACCCTCTGGTCGGTGCTCATCCCGCTGCTCTCGCTCGCCGACCGGATCGGCCTGCTCAGCGCCCCGCCGGAGGCCCTGGGCAAGCTCGCCGACCGCCTCGACCAGCTCGCCGAACGCTGCGGCCCGGCCATCCCGACGTACACCAACCCCGGCAAGACACTGGCCGCCGACCTCGCCGACGCGCTCCCGCTGATCTGGACCGAAGGCACCATCGCCGGCGCCGTCGGCCGGCACTTCGCCACCGAGCTGGCCGGGCTGGCCGGCCGCCCCGCGCTCGCCGCCGAGCTGCCCGAGGCGCTTGCCACCCACCGCACCCTGCTGGCCGGCGCCCTGGCCGCCGGCGCCGACCCGGACGACTTCTTCCGCGACCGGGTCGAGCAGCCCGCCGCGCTGCACGCCAGGGTCGTGCTGCTGCGCGAGGAGGAGCCGGGCCCGCTGTCCGCCACCCGCGCCGCCCAGGCGCTCGCCGAGGAGCGCGACACCGCCCTCAGCGAGCTGGAGGCCGACACCGGCAGCGATCTGGAGAAGGCCGCTGAGCTACTCGCCATCGTGGATTTCGCCGCCGTTTACCTGGCGCTCGCCGGGACCGAGTGA
- a CDS encoding Trm112 family protein: protein MPVEASLIQILACPACHAPLQDRTGDSSGPASDPELLCTSGDCGLAYPVRDGIPVLLVDEARRPA, encoded by the coding sequence ATGCCGGTCGAAGCCAGCTTGATCCAGATCCTTGCCTGCCCGGCGTGCCATGCCCCGCTCCAGGACCGGACCGGAGACTCCTCGGGTCCCGCTTCCGACCCCGAGCTGCTCTGCACCTCCGGCGACTGCGGCCTCGCCTACCCCGTCCGGGACGGCATCCCCGTACTCCTCGTCGACGAGGCTCGCCGCCCCGCCTGA
- the manA gene encoding mannose-6-phosphate isomerase, class I: protein MDRLANTVRPYAWGSTTALPELLGTTPTGEPQAEMWMGAHPGAPSRIDRGAGPVSLAEVIDAAPEAELGADAVRAFGPRLPFLLKLLAAGSPLSLQVHPDRAQAEEGFADEERRGVPIDAGHRNYKDANHKPELIVALTPFDGLCGFRHPDRAADLLEGLGVDDLKPYVDILRATPEEDALREVLTAVLSAEHHAIAGTVERTAVAADQLAAKGGPHADAYAAYAVLAHHYPGDPGVLAAMLLNHVRLQPGEALFLGAGIPHAYLSGLGVELMANSDNVLRCGLTPKHVDVPELLKVVRFEAGDAGVLRPEDVDGEEVYETPIDEFRLSRFVLAPGAAPHPLASRTPQILLCTAGTVQLRDADDESAAGLTLAPGESAFVPAGERIALSGDGTLFRATVVA, encoded by the coding sequence ATGGACCGCCTCGCCAATACCGTGCGCCCCTACGCGTGGGGCTCGACCACCGCCCTCCCGGAGCTCCTGGGCACCACGCCCACCGGCGAACCCCAGGCCGAGATGTGGATGGGCGCCCACCCCGGCGCCCCCTCCCGCATCGACCGCGGCGCCGGCCCCGTCTCCCTGGCCGAGGTGATCGACGCCGCCCCCGAGGCCGAACTGGGCGCCGACGCCGTACGCGCCTTCGGCCCCCGGCTGCCCTTCCTGCTCAAGCTGCTCGCGGCCGGCTCGCCGCTCTCCCTCCAGGTCCACCCCGACCGGGCGCAGGCCGAGGAGGGCTTCGCCGACGAGGAGCGGCGCGGCGTCCCGATCGACGCCGGCCACCGCAACTACAAGGACGCCAACCACAAGCCCGAGCTGATCGTCGCGCTCACCCCCTTCGACGGTCTGTGCGGCTTCCGGCACCCGGACCGGGCCGCAGACCTCCTGGAGGGCCTGGGCGTCGACGACCTCAAGCCCTACGTCGACATCCTGCGCGCCACCCCCGAGGAGGACGCGCTGCGCGAGGTGCTCACCGCCGTACTGAGCGCCGAACACCACGCGATCGCCGGGACCGTCGAGCGCACCGCCGTCGCCGCCGACCAGCTGGCGGCCAAGGGCGGACCGCACGCCGACGCCTACGCCGCCTACGCCGTCCTCGCCCACCACTACCCGGGCGACCCCGGCGTCCTCGCCGCCATGCTGCTCAACCACGTCCGGCTCCAGCCCGGCGAGGCGCTGTTCCTCGGCGCCGGCATCCCGCACGCCTACCTCAGCGGGCTCGGCGTCGAGCTGATGGCCAACTCCGACAATGTGCTGCGCTGCGGTCTGACCCCCAAGCACGTGGACGTACCGGAGCTGCTGAAGGTGGTCCGCTTCGAGGCCGGTGACGCGGGCGTGCTGCGCCCCGAGGACGTCGACGGCGAGGAGGTCTACGAGACCCCCATCGACGAGTTCCGGCTCTCCCGCTTCGTGCTGGCCCCCGGCGCCGCCCCGCACCCGCTCGCCTCCCGTACGCCGCAGATCCTGCTGTGCACGGCGGGCACCGTCCAGCTGCGGGACGCCGATGACGAGTCCGCGGCCGGGCTGACCCTGGCCCCCGGTGAGTCCGCGTTCGTCCCGGCCGGCGAACGGATCGCCCTCTCCGGAGACGGCACGCTGTTCCGCGCGACAGTCGTGGCATAG
- a CDS encoding DUF5719 family protein, with the protein MKRTMMSLIGVAVALAAVTGVAAVAAPDTGDPDAPRGSSRLPVQRSALLCPAPTSSEVGETAYTAFAPKGAAAGADGKKGTAELRPAGTVRDAGGGAGGKGKKGKDKGAADSAAGQTVAPRDTKPVVPLQEAGKPVTATTDSPDAPALVGAADGTLAPGWTVQQTTSVAAGAGRGLLGLSCTTPDTTFWFPGVSTATDRQDYVHLTNPDATPAVVDLELRGKDGSLAGSAGEDISVPPHATVPVLLSTLTSSPTTNASLHVVAREGRVGAAVQASDGKLGSDWLPPAADPSSSVVLPGIPKDATSVRLVALAPGESDADLKVQLATPTGLITPAGLETLHLKSGMTTAVDLKDLTKGEAGSLVLTPSDKDSKAPVTAALRVTRGKGAKQEMAFIPATRPVEKRATAADNRDRGSTLSLVAPEKGKDAKVKVTASAGSGGGTPVTKTYTVKGGTSLDAEPPRPSGLKGTYALTVEPEPGSGPVYAARMLARPQGGLPAFTVQPLPDDRGSVLVPTAGQDLSVLTN; encoded by the coding sequence GTGAAGCGCACCATGATGTCCCTGATCGGCGTGGCCGTCGCGCTGGCCGCGGTCACCGGCGTCGCCGCCGTGGCCGCCCCGGACACCGGCGACCCGGACGCCCCCCGCGGCAGCAGCCGGCTGCCCGTCCAGCGCTCCGCGCTGCTCTGCCCGGCCCCGACCTCCTCCGAGGTCGGCGAGACCGCCTACACCGCCTTCGCCCCCAAGGGCGCCGCGGCCGGCGCGGACGGCAAGAAGGGCACCGCCGAGCTGCGGCCCGCCGGGACCGTGCGGGACGCCGGCGGCGGTGCCGGCGGCAAGGGCAAGAAGGGCAAGGACAAGGGCGCTGCGGACTCCGCCGCCGGGCAGACCGTCGCCCCCCGCGACACCAAGCCCGTCGTGCCCCTCCAGGAGGCCGGCAAGCCGGTCACCGCGACCACCGACAGCCCCGACGCCCCCGCCCTCGTGGGCGCCGCCGACGGCACGCTCGCGCCCGGCTGGACCGTGCAGCAGACCACCTCCGTCGCCGCCGGTGCGGGCCGCGGCCTTCTCGGGCTGAGCTGCACCACCCCCGACACCACGTTCTGGTTCCCCGGTGTCAGCACCGCCACGGACCGCCAGGACTATGTCCACCTCACCAACCCCGACGCGACCCCGGCCGTCGTCGATCTCGAACTCCGCGGCAAGGACGGGTCGTTGGCGGGTTCGGCGGGCGAGGACATCTCCGTACCGCCGCACGCCACGGTCCCGGTGCTGCTCTCCACCCTGACCAGCAGCCCGACCACCAACGCCTCGCTGCATGTCGTCGCGCGCGAGGGCCGGGTCGGCGCCGCCGTCCAGGCGAGCGACGGCAAGCTCGGCAGCGACTGGCTGCCGCCCGCGGCCGATCCGTCGTCCAGCGTGGTGCTGCCCGGCATCCCGAAGGACGCCACCTCGGTGCGGCTGGTCGCCCTCGCCCCCGGTGAGTCCGACGCCGATCTGAAGGTCCAACTGGCCACCCCGACCGGGCTGATCACGCCCGCCGGGCTGGAGACCCTGCACCTCAAGAGCGGGATGACCACCGCCGTGGATCTCAAGGACCTCACCAAGGGCGAGGCCGGCTCGCTGGTGCTCACGCCCTCCGACAAGGACTCCAAGGCCCCGGTCACGGCCGCGCTGCGGGTCACCCGCGGCAAGGGCGCCAAGCAGGAGATGGCGTTCATCCCCGCGACCCGGCCGGTCGAGAAGCGCGCCACCGCCGCCGACAACCGCGACCGGGGCAGCACCCTCTCGCTGGTCGCGCCCGAGAAGGGCAAGGACGCCAAGGTGAAGGTCACCGCGTCGGCCGGCAGCGGCGGCGGCACCCCGGTCACCAAGACGTACACGGTCAAGGGCGGCACCAGCCTCGACGCCGAGCCGCCCCGCCCGTCGGGCCTGAAGGGGACCTACGCCCTGACGGTGGAGCCGGAGCCCGGCAGCGGTCCCGTCTACGCGGCCCGCATGCTCGCCCGCCCCCAGGGAGGGCTGCCCGCGTTCACCGTCCAGCCGCTGCCCGACGACCGCGGTTCGGTCCTCGTCCCGACCGCGGGGCAGGATCTGTCGGTCCTCACGAACTGA
- a CDS encoding DUF3499 domain-containing protein, whose protein sequence is MGEPGESRRGPLKSAVPSNVVSPVRRCSRTACGRPAVATLTYVYADSTAVLGPLATYAEPHCYDLCAEHSERLTAPRGWEVVRLALDSGPPRPSGDDLEALANAVREAARPQERAAGGTHTPGDRDTHPMEVARRGHLRVLRSPDS, encoded by the coding sequence TTGGGTGAGCCGGGGGAGAGTCGTCGCGGCCCGCTCAAGAGTGCGGTACCGTCCAACGTCGTGAGCCCTGTACGTCGCTGTTCGCGCACTGCGTGCGGCCGCCCCGCCGTCGCAACGCTGACGTACGTCTATGCGGATTCGACCGCCGTGCTCGGACCGCTCGCCACCTACGCCGAACCGCACTGCTACGACCTGTGCGCCGAGCACTCCGAGCGGCTGACCGCGCCCCGCGGCTGGGAGGTCGTCCGCCTCGCCCTCGACTCCGGCCCGCCCCGCCCCAGCGGCGACGACCTCGAAGCCCTGGCGAACGCCGTACGCGAGGCGGCCCGCCCCCAGGAACGCGCCGCCGGCGGCACGCACACCCCCGGCGACCGCGACACCCACCCCATGGAGGTCGCCCGCCGCGGCCATCTCCGGGTACTGCGCTCACCCGATTCCTGA
- a CDS encoding cation diffusion facilitator family transporter: MSASGGTKAIVAALGANLAIAAAKFVAFAFSGSSSMLAEGVHSIADSGNQGLLLLGGKKAKRAATAEHPFGYGRERYIYGFLVSIVLFTIGGVFALYEGYEKIHDPHELDNWYWPVGVLVFAIIAESFSFRTAIKESNELRGKQTWAQFVRRAKAPELPVVLLEDFGALVGLVLALGGVGLTIATGDGIWDGIGTMCIGALLVLIALVLAAETKSLLLGEAAGPEQIAKIRAAVVDGQVVTRVIHMRTLHLGPDELLVAAKIAVQHDGTATEIADAINAAEARIREAVPIARVIYLEPDIYDEKAAAAGTDPSKTPGGE; the protein is encoded by the coding sequence ATGAGCGCATCAGGCGGGACAAAGGCGATCGTTGCGGCGCTGGGCGCCAACCTGGCGATTGCCGCAGCGAAGTTCGTGGCCTTCGCCTTCAGCGGCTCGTCCTCGATGCTGGCGGAAGGCGTGCACTCCATCGCGGACTCCGGCAACCAGGGCCTGCTGCTCCTCGGCGGCAAGAAGGCCAAGCGCGCGGCCACCGCCGAGCACCCCTTCGGCTACGGCCGCGAGCGCTACATCTACGGCTTCCTGGTCTCCATCGTCCTGTTCACCATCGGCGGCGTCTTCGCCCTCTACGAGGGCTACGAGAAGATCCACGACCCGCACGAGCTGGACAACTGGTACTGGCCGGTCGGCGTCCTGGTCTTCGCGATCATCGCCGAGAGCTTCTCCTTCCGTACGGCCATCAAGGAGTCCAACGAGCTGCGAGGCAAGCAGACCTGGGCCCAGTTCGTCCGCCGCGCCAAGGCCCCCGAGCTGCCGGTCGTGCTGCTGGAGGACTTCGGCGCACTGGTCGGTCTGGTCCTCGCGCTGGGCGGCGTCGGCCTGACCATCGCCACCGGCGACGGCATCTGGGACGGCATCGGCACCATGTGCATCGGCGCGCTGCTGGTGCTGATCGCCCTGGTCCTGGCCGCGGAGACCAAGTCGCTGCTGCTGGGCGAGGCGGCCGGTCCCGAGCAGATCGCCAAGATCCGCGCCGCGGTCGTCGACGGTCAGGTCGTTACCCGCGTCATCCACATGCGCACGCTCCACCTCGGCCCCGACGAGCTGCTGGTCGCCGCCAAGATCGCGGTCCAGCACGACGGCACCGCCACCGAGATCGCGGACGCCATCAACGCCGCCGAGGCCCGCATCCGCGAGGCCGTACCGATCGCCCGCGTCATCTACCTGGAGCCGGACATCTACGACGAGAAGGCGGCCGCCGCCGGCACCGACCCGTCGAAGACACCGGGCGGGGAGTGA